In Streptomyces rapamycinicus NRRL 5491, the genomic stretch GCCGCGAGGCTCGATGCCGCGGGCCCGTACCACCCCATGGTGGTGCGGGCCCGCGGCGTTCCCGGGCGACGGATACCCGGGCGGAACGCGGCAAGCCACCCATCCGTCCCACCACGCTATAAAAGACGCATAAGCGGACTAGCCGCGACACGGCGACCAAACCTTGATGTAGGGATGAAACGGCTGTTATTGGCAGCATGGTCACGTGACGCAAACGACCGATCGCAGCCCGTCGGTGTCCGCACGCGACCGCTCAGCGCCCCGGCGCTCCTCCGCCATCAGGGAGGCGTTCCTCGGCGGAGTGGTCGCCGCGGGGCTCGGCCTCGGCACGCTCGCCGTGGTCGTACTGCTGCTGTGGATCACTTCCTCGTCCCCCGAGAGCAGCCCCGACGGGGCCCTGCATGTCGCCGCCGACCTGTGGCTGCTCGGCCATGGCGCCGACCTCGTGCGCACCGAGACGCTCTCCGGCCACACCGCGCCCGTCGGGCTGACCCCGCTGCTGCTCAGCGTGGTGCCGTGCTGGCTGCTCTACCGGGCCGCCCAGCACGCCGTCTACCAGGGGGAGCCCGACGAGGGCGACGGGCAGTGGGTGCCCGAGGAGTCCGTCGTCGATCCGCGCACCGCCTTCGCCTGGGTCACCGGCGGCTATCTGCTGGTGGGCACCGCCGCCGCGGTGTACGCCTCGACCGGGGCGCTGCGGGTCGACCCGCTCAGCGCGCTGCTGCATCTGCCGGTCGTCGCCGGGGCCGTCACCGCGCTCGGTGTGTGGACGGCCGACGGACGGTTCCCGCTCCGGCTGCCGGGACGGGTGAGCGAGAGACTGCGGCGGCTCCCCGGCGCCGACTGGACCGTAAGGACGGCCGTCTCCCTGGCCGCGCGCAGCTGGTGCCGGCGCCGCCGGCTGACCGCCGCGCTACGGGCCGGGACCAGCGGTCTCGTCGTCCTGCTCGGCAGCGGTGCGCTCCTTACGGCGACGTCGATGCTGAGCCACGCGGGCGCCGTGCAGGTGACGTTCCTCAACCTCAGCGATGTGTGGTCGGGGCGGTTCGCGGTGCTCCTGGTGAGCCTGGCGCTGCTGCCGAACGCGATCGTCTGGGGCGCCGCGTACGGGGTCGGGGCGGGGTTCACGGTGGGCGGCGGCAGTGTGGTCGCGCCGCTGGGCATCACCTCCTACCCCCAGCTGCCGCACTTCCCCCTGGTCGCCGCGCTGCCCACGGACGGCTCCGGCGGTCCGCTGGTCTGGCTCACGGGGATCGCGGCCGGGGCGTCGGTGGCCTGGTTCATCGGGGTCGCGGCGGTGCGGCGACCCGGCAAGGGCGAGCCCAGGCCGCCCTGGGGCTGGGCCGAGACGCTCGTGCTCGCCGCGCTGGCGGCGGTCGGCTGCGCCGCCGCGATGGCGCTGCTGGCCGGGGTCTCGGGCGGACCGCTGGGCATCGGCATCCTCGCCGGCCTCGGCCCGAGCTGGTGGCGCACGGGCATGATCACGCTGGCCTGGACGGGAGTGATCGGAGTGCCGGGCGCGATGGTGCTGCGCTGGTACCGGCTGTGCGTCCCCACCAGAGCCTCCTGGCCGGAGTGGAAGGCGGCGCGGGCGGAGCGCCATATGGCCCGCGTGCAGGCCCGTACGGCGGCCAGGGAGGCCCGTACGGAGGCCAAAGCCGCCCGTGCGGCGAGGGCCGCGGCCGAGGCGGAGGCGCGGGCGGCGGTGCTGCCCACGGTGTCGCCCATGGAGTCGGCCGAGGTGCGCGAGGCGATGGCCGAGCCGTGGTGGCAGTGGCTGCGCCCCGGGGCGCCGGGCGCCGACCGCAAGCGGAACCGTAAGGCGGGACCCGGTCCCAGTGCTGAGCCGGGGCGGGAGACCGGACGCGAGACCGGGGTGGGCACGATGGCCGGGCTCGCGACCCCGGCGGGCACCCCGGACGCCGCCGGGGCGGCCCGTCCGCGGCGCTGGGCGCTGAGCCGGAAGCGTGCTCCCGAGCCGCAGCCGCCCGCCGAGTCCCAGCCCGCCCCGAACCCCGTCCGCACGGAGCCCTCACCGCGGCCGTCCCCGCCGGACGACGCCCGCCGCGAACCGTAAGGCGGACGGCAAGCGGGTGCGAGCCGTCCGCCGCGCGGGCCCGGCGCCGTCAGTCCTGCGTGCTCAGCAGGGGGCGGAGCTGCTCGGGGAGCAAGGTTTCGCAGTCGTGGCGCGAGGTCTGCGTAAGGGCGTCGTCCACGCAGGTGTAGTAGTCGCTGTAGACGACCTGGAAGCTGAACGTCGCCGCGACGATCGCGAGCGCGAGCCCGCCCGTCACCAGACCGCTGATCGCCGCCGTCGACTGCGGCTTCGACGGGCCGCTGCCGGGCGCGGGCAGCGCCGCCCGGGCGGCGCCCGGAGGCGGGGGCGGGGCGTTCAGGGGCGCGGCGGCGGCCGGGGACGGCGCCGTACGGCGCGGCTTGGCCCGCAGCGAGCTGATGCCCCAGTACAGGGCCAGCACCCCGAGCAGCAGCGCGATCTGCGGCAGACTGAAGAGCGCGAAGAAAAACGCCCACATGCCCGACAGCAGCGCGTACCGGGCGCGCCGCTGGGCCGGGTCGTTGGGGTCCCAGCGCGGGCCGCCGGGTCCGCCGGGGCCGGAGGGGCGGTTGGAGCCCGGGGCGCCGCCGAAGCCGCCGCTCTGGCGGCCGGGCTGGCGGCTGCTCCACTGGCTGCCCCAGGCCGGGGGCTGCTGCGGCTGCTGACCGCCCTGGTCGCCGTCCGGCCCGTCCGGCCCGTCCTGGCCGTCCTGGGTCCCTGGGCGGCCCTCGCCGCTCTCGCCGCCGGAGCCGTCCGGCCGGTGCCGGGGCCGCCAGGGCTGGTCCGGCCTGCCCTCGGGCGGTGGGGCGAACGGATTGTCCTCGTGCTGGTCCCCGTTCGGCCCGCCGGGGGCGGACGAGGACGAGGAGGACGAGGAGGGCGACGACTGCTGCTCCCGGAGCAGCGGCGTCGTACGCGACATGCGGGCGCGCCTCATCGCCGCCCCCGGGCCTGGGCGGGGGGCGGAGTGAGGCGATGAGCCGCGCGGCGGCGTCGGTCCGGCATGTGGAGTGTGTCTTCCCCTTGTGTCGTCGTCCTGCACGCCGGGGCGGGTACGGCCTGGTGCCGTACGGCGCGGGTACGGCCGGTGCCGTACGGCTCGGGGCGCGGGTACGGCGGTCGTTCCCACGGCGTCAGTGGCGTCAGTTGCATTCGCAGTCCAGACGCTACCTCCCGTGCCCGCCCCCGTCCCCTGGGGGCCGCTTCGTGTGCCGGTATCGTTGCTGACGGTCGGCGGCTTCGTAGAGTTCCCCGGAATTGATGAGTCCGCGACCTTGTACGACCACACAAACGGCAGCACCGCCCGCGAGAAAGAACCCCGCCGTGGCCTCCCCGCCTCCCCCCGCCAGTCCTGCGCGCCCCGGGCGCCCGGTCCGCCTCGTCGTCCTCGTCTCCGGCTCCGGTACGAATCTCCAGGCGCTGCTCGACGTCATCGCCGCCGAGGGCGTGGCCCGCTACGGCGCCGAGGTGGTGGCCGTGGGCGCCGACCGCGACGGCATCGAGGGCCTGGCGCGCGCCGAGCGCGCCGGGATCCCCACGTTCGTGTGCCGGGTCAAGGACCACGCCGGCCGTGCCGAGTGGGACGCGGCCCTGGCCGAGGCCACCGCCGCCCACGAGCCGGACCTGGTGGTCTCGGCCGGGTTCATGAAGATCCTGGGCCAGGAGTTCCTGGCCCGGTTCGGCGGCCGCTGTGTCAACACCCATCCCGCGCTGCTCCCCAGCTTTCCCGGCGCCCATGGCGTGCGCGACGCGCTCGCGCACGGTGTGAAGGTGACCGGATGCACCGTCCACTTCGTCGACGACGGCGTCGACACCGGCCCGATCATCGCCCAGGGCGTGGTCGAGGTCCGGGACGAGGACGACGAGTCCGCTCTCCATGAGCGGATCAAGGAAGTCGAGCGCTCGCTGCTCATCGAGGTCGTGGGGCGTCTGGCCCGTCACGGCTACCGCATAGAGGGACGAAAGGTAAGGATCCCGTGACCGCCGAAGGTACCAAGCGGCCCATCCGCCGCGCGCTGGTCAGCGTCTACGACAAGACGGGTCTCGAGGAGCTGGCCCGAGGGCTGCACGCGGCGGGTGTCCAGCTCGTCTCGACCGGCTCGACGGCCGCGAAGATCGCCGCCGCCGGGGTCCCGGTCACCAAGGTCGAGGAGCTGACCGGCTTCCCCGAGTGTCTCGACGGCCGCGTCAAGACGCTGCACCCGCGCGTCCACGCGGGCATCCTGGCCGACCAGCGGCTGGACTCCCACCGTGAGCAGCTGCGGGAGCTGGGCGTGGAGCCCTTCGAGCTGGTCGTGGTCAACCTCTATCCGTTCCGCGAGACGGTCGCCTCGGGTGCCGCGCCGGACGAGTGCGTCGAGCAGATCGACATCGGCGGCCCCTCCATGGTCCGGGCCGCCGCCAAGAATCACCCGTCCGTGGCCGTGGTCGTCAACCCCGAGCGGTACGGCGACGTCCTCGAGGCAGCCGCGGAGGGCGGTTTCGACCTGGATGGGCGTAAGCGGCTGGCGGCCGAGGCGTTCCAGCACACCGCCGCCTACGACGTGACGGTGGCCAACTGGTTCGCGGCCGCCCGCGGCGGAGCCGCTGATGGACACAGCGCGGCGGCGGACGACTCCGCCTTCCCGGACTTCCTGGGCGCCACCATCACCCGTAAGAACGTGCTGCGCTACGGCGAGAACCCGCATCAGCCCGCAGCCCTCTACACCGATGGCAGCGGTAAGGGGCTCGCGGAGGCCGAACAGCTGCACGGCAAGGAGATGTCGTTCAACAACTACACGGACACCGAGGCCGCCCGCCGGGCCGCGTACGACCACACCGAGCCCTGTGTCGCGATCATCAAGCACGCCAACCCGTGCGGGATCGCGGTCGGGGCGGATGTCGCCGAGGCGCACCGTAAGGCGCACGCCTGCGACCCGCTGTCGGCCTTCGGCGGAGTGATCGCCGTCAACCGCCCGGTGTCGGTCGCCATGGCCGAGCAGGTTGCCGAGATCTTCACCGAGGTGATCGTCGCCCCGGCGTACGAGGACGGCGCGGTCGAGGTGCTCGCCCGTAAGAAGAACATCCGCGTGCTGCGCTGCGCGGAGCCGCCGGCGGACGCCACCGAGCAGCGTCCCATCGAAGGCGGCTTGCTGCTGCAGGTCAAGGACCGCCTCCAGGCCGAGGGCGACGACCCGGCCAACTGGACCCTCGCCACGGGTGAGGCGCTGGACGCCGACGGCCTCGCCGAGCTGGCCTTCGCCTGGCGCTCCTGCCGCGCGGTGAAGTCCAACGCGATCCTGCTCGCCAAGGGCGGCGCCACGGTCGGCGTCGGCATGGGCCAGGTCAACCGCGTGGACTCGGCGAAGCTGGCCGTCGAGCGGGCCGGCGCCGAGCGGGCCGCCGGTGCGTACGCCGCCTCCGACGCCTTCTTCCCGTTCCCGGACGGCTTCGAGGTGCTGGCCGAGGCGGGCGTGAAGGCCGTGGTGCAACCGGGCGGCTCGGTCCGTGACGAGGCGGTGGTCGAGGCCGCCCAGAAGGCGGGTGTGACCATGTACTTCACGGGCACGCGCCACTTCTTCCACTGAGCGAGTACCGAGTGACCAGCGAGCGAGCACCGGGCGATCGCTGAACGAGCACAGGAGGCCGCACCCCGGCCGGATCACGGGGTGCGGCCTTCGCCGGTCCGGTCCCGGCCGGCCCCTGATTGGATCCGACGTCCCCGCATCCGGGAGGATGAAGTCATGACCGCCCAGATTCTCGATGGCAAGGCAACCGCAGCCGCGATCAAGTCCGATCTCGTCAGCCGAGTGGAGGCGCTGAAGGCCAAGGGCATCCATCCCGGCCTCGGGACCGTGCTGGTCGGCGAGGACCCCGGCAGCAAGTGGTACGTGGCGGGCAAGCACCGCGACTGCGCCGAGGTCGGCATCGCCTCCATCCGGCGCGACCTGCCCGAGACCGCCACCCAGGAGGAGATCGAGGCCGCGGTCCGGGAGCTCAACGAGGACCCGTCCTGCACGGGCTACATCGTCCAGCTGCCGCTCCCCAAGGGCATCGACGCCAACCGGGTGCTGGAGCTGATCGACCCGACCAAGGACGCCGACGGGCTGCACCCGATGAACCTCGGCCGCCTCGTGCTCAACGAGAGCGGCCCGCTGCCGTGCACACCCCAGGGCGTCATCCAGCTGCTGCGCCACCACGGTGTGGAGATCAACGGCGCGCATGTGGTGGTCGTCGGCCGTGGCATCACCGTCGGCCGGTCGATCGGGCTGCTGCTGACCCGCCGCTCGGAGAACGCGACGGTCACCCTCTGCCACACCGGCACCCGCGACCTGCCCGGGATCCTGCGCCAGGCCGACATCATCGTGGCGGCCGCCGGGGTGCGGCACCTGGTCAAGCCGGAGGACGTCAAGCCGGGCGCGGCGGTGCTCGACGTGGGCGTCAGCCGGGACGAGCACGGCAAGATCGCCGGCGATGTGCACCCCGGTGTGACCGAGGTCGCGGGCTGGGTCTCGCCGAACCCGGGCGGGGTCGGCCCCATGACCCGCGCCCAGCTGCTGGTCAACGTGGTGGAGGCCGCGGAGCGGGACGCGAAGGCGGCCACCGACGCCGGTGCCGGCCATGACGGCTGAGGCGAGCGAACCGGCGGCCGGGGAGCAGCGGCAGGAGCCGCCCGCGTCGCCCGCGGGGCCCGGCCGGTTCATCCGCAGGTCGCGCCGCTTCCCGCTGATCACCCGGGACACCGCGCGTCCGGAGGGCGGCGGCCGGGCCGCGCCCGGCGCCGCTCCGGCGCCCGCCCGGCAGTGGCCGCTGCTCACGGTGATGGGCGGGGTGGGTCTGGGGCTGCTGATCGTCGCCCTGGACGCGTTCCGTGCGGGCACGGTGCTGATCGGGCTGTCCCTGCTGGCGGGCGCCTTCTTCCGGTGGGCACTGCCCGAGGTGGGGATGCTCGCGGTGCGGTCGCGCTTCACCGACATGCTGACCTACGGGCTGCTGGGCGCGGCAATCGTGCTGCTGTCCCTGATGGCCCAGCCGGATCCCTGGGTGTCGATCCCGTTCCTTGACGACGTGGTGCATTTCACGGTGCGCTAGCCGACGACGTGAAACGGCGGCCCGTCCTCTCCCCCGTGGAAGGACGGGCCGCCGTCGTTGTGGCCGGATCCGAATGGTCCGGCGGCGGTCCGCCCTCTCCCCCGAAGAAGGACGGACCGCCTGGTAATCAGGGTTGTGTGTGAGCTGTGCCGGATCAATGAGCGTCGAAACCCTGTGGCGCGGAAGTGACCGTTCCAGCACGAGGTCTCGGCCGTGCAACGACGAGCCGGGCGTGAGGGAGTGCGTACCGGTGCACGAAATGCTCCGATGCGCCCCCATCCGAAGAGCTGACATCCTGGGGCAAGGCATCCCTTTGGGTAGTCAGTTCGGGGCTCGGGTACGCCAACAGCGGTCGCGGCGCGGGAGATTGACAGGTACGTGCGGGGGGACAGGGGGAGGCAATGCCTCGTTGGAGGGACTTACCGGAGG encodes the following:
- a CDS encoding bifunctional methylenetetrahydrofolate dehydrogenase/methenyltetrahydrofolate cyclohydrolase; translation: MTAQILDGKATAAAIKSDLVSRVEALKAKGIHPGLGTVLVGEDPGSKWYVAGKHRDCAEVGIASIRRDLPETATQEEIEAAVRELNEDPSCTGYIVQLPLPKGIDANRVLELIDPTKDADGLHPMNLGRLVLNESGPLPCTPQGVIQLLRHHGVEINGAHVVVVGRGITVGRSIGLLLTRRSENATVTLCHTGTRDLPGILRQADIIVAAAGVRHLVKPEDVKPGAAVLDVGVSRDEHGKIAGDVHPGVTEVAGWVSPNPGGVGPMTRAQLLVNVVEAAERDAKAATDAGAGHDG
- the purH gene encoding bifunctional phosphoribosylaminoimidazolecarboxamide formyltransferase/IMP cyclohydrolase, giving the protein MTAEGTKRPIRRALVSVYDKTGLEELARGLHAAGVQLVSTGSTAAKIAAAGVPVTKVEELTGFPECLDGRVKTLHPRVHAGILADQRLDSHREQLRELGVEPFELVVVNLYPFRETVASGAAPDECVEQIDIGGPSMVRAAAKNHPSVAVVVNPERYGDVLEAAAEGGFDLDGRKRLAAEAFQHTAAYDVTVANWFAAARGGAADGHSAAADDSAFPDFLGATITRKNVLRYGENPHQPAALYTDGSGKGLAEAEQLHGKEMSFNNYTDTEAARRAAYDHTEPCVAIIKHANPCGIAVGADVAEAHRKAHACDPLSAFGGVIAVNRPVSVAMAEQVAEIFTEVIVAPAYEDGAVEVLARKKNIRVLRCAEPPADATEQRPIEGGLLLQVKDRLQAEGDDPANWTLATGEALDADGLAELAFAWRSCRAVKSNAILLAKGGATVGVGMGQVNRVDSAKLAVERAGAERAAGAYAASDAFFPFPDGFEVLAEAGVKAVVQPGGSVRDEAVVEAAQKAGVTMYFTGTRHFFH
- the purN gene encoding phosphoribosylglycinamide formyltransferase — encoded protein: MASPPPPASPARPGRPVRLVVLVSGSGTNLQALLDVIAAEGVARYGAEVVAVGADRDGIEGLARAERAGIPTFVCRVKDHAGRAEWDAALAEATAAHEPDLVVSAGFMKILGQEFLARFGGRCVNTHPALLPSFPGAHGVRDALAHGVKVTGCTVHFVDDGVDTGPIIAQGVVEVRDEDDESALHERIKEVERSLLIEVVGRLARHGYRIEGRKVRIP
- a CDS encoding DUF3017 domain-containing protein; translated protein: MTAEASEPAAGEQRQEPPASPAGPGRFIRRSRRFPLITRDTARPEGGGRAAPGAAPAPARQWPLLTVMGGVGLGLLIVALDAFRAGTVLIGLSLLAGAFFRWALPEVGMLAVRSRFTDMLTYGLLGAAIVLLSLMAQPDPWVSIPFLDDVVHFTVR
- a CDS encoding DUF6350 family protein yields the protein MTQTTDRSPSVSARDRSAPRRSSAIREAFLGGVVAAGLGLGTLAVVVLLLWITSSSPESSPDGALHVAADLWLLGHGADLVRTETLSGHTAPVGLTPLLLSVVPCWLLYRAAQHAVYQGEPDEGDGQWVPEESVVDPRTAFAWVTGGYLLVGTAAAVYASTGALRVDPLSALLHLPVVAGAVTALGVWTADGRFPLRLPGRVSERLRRLPGADWTVRTAVSLAARSWCRRRRLTAALRAGTSGLVVLLGSGALLTATSMLSHAGAVQVTFLNLSDVWSGRFAVLLVSLALLPNAIVWGAAYGVGAGFTVGGGSVVAPLGITSYPQLPHFPLVAALPTDGSGGPLVWLTGIAAGASVAWFIGVAAVRRPGKGEPRPPWGWAETLVLAALAAVGCAAAMALLAGVSGGPLGIGILAGLGPSWWRTGMITLAWTGVIGVPGAMVLRWYRLCVPTRASWPEWKAARAERHMARVQARTAAREARTEAKAARAARAAAEAEARAAVLPTVSPMESAEVREAMAEPWWQWLRPGAPGADRKRNRKAGPGPSAEPGRETGRETGVGTMAGLATPAGTPDAAGAARPRRWALSRKRAPEPQPPAESQPAPNPVRTEPSPRPSPPDDARREP